A genomic window from Eriocheir sinensis breed Jianghai 21 unplaced genomic scaffold, ASM2467909v1 Scaffold831, whole genome shotgun sequence includes:
- the LOC126994609 gene encoding sulfotransferase 1A1-like isoform X2, with translation MSKQLLSGHVVEELTKEEQKAIGFNNFVHGIVRLKPEGWVYPGTAPTFLDRIYNMEFRPDDVLITTFPKSGTSWMQEIIWTMVHNPKLDNPKAQESLWLRSPDFSLDMMFDLKTLGGKAPESYQKKFREQCPGKNEKEGVTLHLADAEPSPRILKSHYPFTLMPKDVLDRVKVVYVARNPKDMAISLFNNFKMFKVFEFESEKEEYFKDIMNNKTLYCPYWPHVKEAWGKRHHPNLLFLFYEDMKADIMKELGRINEFLGTGLSQESLENVARHTSFSAMKSRGEPITDPVFDKKDDNEVRFFRKGLSVPGVSVGCSRW, from the exons ATGAGCAAGCAGCTGTTGAGCGGACACGTGGTGGAGGAACTCAccaaggaggagcagaaggcgaTTGGCTTCAATAATTTCGTACACGGAATAGTCCGCCTCAAGCCCGAGGGATGGGTGTACCCCGGCACGGCGCCCACCTTCCTTGACAGGATATACAACATGGAG TTCCGACCTGACGACGTCCTGATCACGACCTTCCCGAAGTCCGGCACCTCTTGGATGCAGGAGATCATCTGGACGATGGTGCACAACCCCAAGCTGGACAACCCCAAGGCACAGGAATCACTGTGGCTGCGCTCGCCGGATTTCAG CCTGGACATGATGTTTGATCTGAAGACATTAGGCGGCAAGGCGCCGGAATCCTACCAAAAAAAGTTTAGGGAACAGTGTCCGggcaagaacgagaaggaaggtgTAACCCTCCACCTGGCAGACGCAGAGCCCAGTCCCCGCATCCTGAAGAGCCACTACCCGTTCACCCTCATGCCCAAGGACGTCCTCGACAGAGTAAAG GTTGTGTACGTGGCCCGGAACCCCAAGGACATGGCTATCTCGCTGTTCAACAACTTCAAAATGTTTAAAGTATTCGAGTTCGAGAGCGAAAAGGAGGAGTATTTCAAAGACATCATGAACAACAAAa CTCTTTATTGCCCCTACTGGCCCCACGTGAAGGAGGCGTGGGGGAAGAGGCACCACCCtaacctgctcttcctcttctacgaGGATATGAAGGCCGACATCATGAAAGAGCTGGGAAGGATCAACGAGTTCCTGGGAACAGGGCTGAGCCAGGAGTCCCTCGAGAAT GTGGCGCGACACACCTCCTTCTCGGCCATGAAGTCCCGAGGAGAGCCAATCACAGACCCAGTGTTCGACAAGAAAGATGACAACGAAGTCAGATTCTTCCGAAAGG GTTTGTCTGTTCCTGGTGTATCAGTCGGGTGTTCCCGCTGGTAA
- the LOC126994609 gene encoding sulfotransferase 1A1-like isoform X1 encodes MSKQLLSGHVVEELTKEEQKAIGFNNFVHGIVRLKPEGWVYPGTAPTFLDRIYNMEFRPDDVLITTFPKSGTSWMQEIIWTMVHNPKLDNPKAQESLWLRSPDFSLDMMFDLKTLGGKAPESYQKKFREQCPGKNEKEGVTLHLADAEPSPRILKSHYPFTLMPKDVLDRVKVVYVARNPKDMAISLFNNFKMFKVFEFESEKEEYFKDIMNNKTLYCPYWPHVKEAWGKRHHPNLLFLFYEDMKADIMKELGRINEFLGTGLSQESLENVARHTSFSAMKSRGEPITDPVFDKKDDNEVRFFRKGTTGDWKNHFSPEMQKEFDQWIKENLAGSDLSLSWALAE; translated from the exons ATGAGCAAGCAGCTGTTGAGCGGACACGTGGTGGAGGAACTCAccaaggaggagcagaaggcgaTTGGCTTCAATAATTTCGTACACGGAATAGTCCGCCTCAAGCCCGAGGGATGGGTGTACCCCGGCACGGCGCCCACCTTCCTTGACAGGATATACAACATGGAG TTCCGACCTGACGACGTCCTGATCACGACCTTCCCGAAGTCCGGCACCTCTTGGATGCAGGAGATCATCTGGACGATGGTGCACAACCCCAAGCTGGACAACCCCAAGGCACAGGAATCACTGTGGCTGCGCTCGCCGGATTTCAG CCTGGACATGATGTTTGATCTGAAGACATTAGGCGGCAAGGCGCCGGAATCCTACCAAAAAAAGTTTAGGGAACAGTGTCCGggcaagaacgagaaggaaggtgTAACCCTCCACCTGGCAGACGCAGAGCCCAGTCCCCGCATCCTGAAGAGCCACTACCCGTTCACCCTCATGCCCAAGGACGTCCTCGACAGAGTAAAG GTTGTGTACGTGGCCCGGAACCCCAAGGACATGGCTATCTCGCTGTTCAACAACTTCAAAATGTTTAAAGTATTCGAGTTCGAGAGCGAAAAGGAGGAGTATTTCAAAGACATCATGAACAACAAAa CTCTTTATTGCCCCTACTGGCCCCACGTGAAGGAGGCGTGGGGGAAGAGGCACCACCCtaacctgctcttcctcttctacgaGGATATGAAGGCCGACATCATGAAAGAGCTGGGAAGGATCAACGAGTTCCTGGGAACAGGGCTGAGCCAGGAGTCCCTCGAGAAT GTGGCGCGACACACCTCCTTCTCGGCCATGAAGTCCCGAGGAGAGCCAATCACAGACCCAGTGTTCGACAAGAAAGATGACAACGAAGTCAGATTCTTCCGAAAGG GCACGACGGGTGACTGGAAGAACCACTTCTCGCCGGAGATGCAGAAGGAGTTTGACCAATGGATTAAGGAAAACCTGGCCGGCAGCGACCTGAGCCTGAGCTGGGCCCTGGCGGAGTGA